The following coding sequences are from one Leishmania braziliensis MHOM/BR/75/M2904 complete genome, chromosome 36 window:
- the S24E-1 gene encoding 40S ribosomal protein S24e — protein sequence MVFQKKKAEVSIRTSQFKVNKLLNRKQFVVEVNHPHWCGTVPTQLIRKKLATLYKVPDENQVSIFGFKTKFGGGKTTGFGLIYDDFASLKRYEPNYRKTRMGFGKPQLPARKSVKERRNRNKKLRGKAKGKQVAKKK from the coding sequence ATGGTCTTTcagaagaagaaggctgAGGTGTCCATCCGCACCTCCCAGTTCAAGGTGAACAAGCTGCTCAACCGCAAGCAGTTCGTCGTGGAGGTCAACCACCCGCACTGGTGTGGTACCGTGCCGACGCAGCTGATCCGCAAGAAGCTGGCCACGCTGTACAAGGTTCCAGATGAGAACCAGGTGTCCATCTTCGGCTTTAAGACGAAgttcggcggcggcaagaCCACCGGCTTCGGTCTGATCTACGATGACTTCGCGTCCCTGAAGCGCTACGAGCCCAACTACCGCAAGACCCGCATGGGCTTTGGCAAGCCTCAGCTGCCGGCCCGAAAGTCGGTGAAGGAGCGCCGCAACCGCAACAAGAAGCTGCGCGGTAAGGCGAAGGGCAAGCAGGTGGCCAAGAAGAAGTAG
- a CDS encoding putative pre-mRNA splicing factor ATP-dependent RNA helicase: MNTGGDDDAVAEQQNMSFLMQLQELYCKTALYEQLEQIMGHPATQEESDGYLDDVEGLVELYCSEREAAKKTAPPAEGADAAAQCEEATKQHILKSLSDAINGVAEADEEPDIPMSSIQQLYHVLHDCLTIDTVETGLAVGSLLLADDAKRSAEEASRLAYQQQQRHMHSGVDTASMTTSTAERKNAMKVSPEEMFRLAQHVRSGLADEAELLKLRSEDNEEEGNGEQDVELNDEEPRFLRNMGFSSMLHRRINYRAPLPSQQLRDARTPQHRQAILDRLAQRQQGDTSKLNSMEKAAQMQEKINMDRRVIARKAQRTQQESREYDFGAALSVRDDRSVLDESRYEWKGRMLESEEYSTQPTLLHSEQNTLPEEGGFRPQDLPTKLAPWMKHSFGRKPRFGLPETLQTIQEQRISLPIYAKKEALLNFVDAHQVTILVGETGSGKTTQIPQYLVEHGYADRGMIACTQPRRVAAETLAMRVAEEYGCRLGEEVGYTVRFRDVTSSLTKIKYMTDGMLLREALLDDSFQRYSVIILDEAHERSISTDLLFAIVRQALRKHEGLKAMVTSATLETEKFCAYFGASEPFRIEGRTFPVETYYLTDPTTDYVRTALQTVMMIHLQEPPGDVLVFFTGQEEIELGGEQLFRWMEMLRRQVSTPLPDLMVLPLTATMPQEVQSKVFESTPPGCRKVVLATNVAETSITITNLYYVVDSGFCKQNIFDAKHGIDQLKVMPVSQAQAKQRSGRAGRIGPGKCYRMYTEKQFTTDMVPETVPDIMRTSLFHVTLQLKAMGLDLLNLELMDCPPKGAIVSALEKLRYLEALDDDGLLTPLGSRMAQLSIDPSQSKTLLTAVDLGCSEPVLTIVSMLAVQKRGVFYRPRDQQEASDAARRQFMQPEGDQLTLMAVYDAWVENGMSEDWSKHNFLKHRMLVEARDTRDQLKEMLARRNQHISHENDTNIDEVRKSITAGYFFNAARRVDSHTRSYVTLSDRREVYVHPSSVLIDDPPKYVLYDDLRMTKREYMTELLAIEPKWLVELAPAFYAKPKEGRLTKEQAAERFTPILKSWETGSSWRISRLKKQRR; encoded by the coding sequence atgaACACTggcggcgatgatgacgcCGTTGCCGAGCAGCAGAACATGTCGTTCCtcatgcagctgcaggagctgtaCTGCAAAACAGCTCTTTATGAGCAGCTGGAACAGATTATGGGCCATCCCGCCACccaagaagagagcgacggCTACCTTGACGACGTGGAAGGGCTCGTCGAGCTCTACTGCTCTGAGAGGGAagcggcgaagaagacggCGCCACCCGCTGAGGGGGctgacgccgctgctcagTGTGAGGAGGCGACGAAGCAGCACATCCTGAAATCTCTCTCCGATGCTATCAACGGCGTGGCCGAGGCGGATGAGGAACCCGACATACCCATGTCAAGCATCCAGCAGCTGTACCACGTCCTCCATGATTGCCTCACCATAGATACGGTGGAGACAGGACTCGCTGTCGGGTCATTGCTGCTGGCCGATGATGCCAAGCGCAGCGCTGAGGAAGCGTCCCGCCTTGCctaccagcagcagcagcgtcacatGCACAGCGGTGTTGACACGGCCAGCATGACCACCTCCACTGCGGAGCGCAAGAATGCCATGAAGGTCTCTCCGGAAGAAATGTTCCGTCTCGCTCAGCACGTCCGCAGTGGTCTTGCCgacgaggcggagctgctcaaGTTGCGTTCCGAGGacaacgaggaagagggcaaCGGCGAGCAGGACGTGGAGTTGAACGACGAAGAGCCCCGCTTCTTGCGCAACATGGGCTTCTCCTCGATGTTGCACCGTCGCATCAACTACCGTGCACCActgccgtcgcagcagctgcgtgatgCCCGCACACCGCAACACCGGCAAGCCATCTTGGACAGACTCGCCCAACGTCAGCAGGGTGATACGTCAAAGCTGAACAGcatggagaaggcggcgcagaTGCAGGAAAAGATAAACATGGATCGCCGCGTCATTGCCCGCAAGGCGCAGCGTACCCAGCAGGAGTCCCGTGAGTACGACTTCGGGGCAGCCTTGAGCGTTCGAGATGATAGATCAGTGCTCGACGAGAGCCGCTACGAGTGGAAAGGCAGGATGCTAGAAAGTGAGGAGTACTCGACACAGCCCACCCTTCTGCACTCGGAGCAGAACACACTGCCAGAGGAAGGCGGCTTCCGACCACAGGATCTGCCGACGAAGCTGGCGCCATGGATGAAGCACAGCTTTGGACGCAAGCCACGCTTTGGCCTGCCTGAGACGCTGCAGACGATACAGGAGCAGCGCATCTCCCTCCCGATTTACGCGAAGAAGGAGGCTCTGCTCAACTTTGTAGATGCACATCAGGTCACCATACTTGTCGGAGAGACAGGCAGCGGCAAGACGACGCAGATTCCACAGTACCTGGTGGAACACGGGTACGCCGATCGAGGCATGATCGCCTGCACGCAGCCCCGCCGTGTCGCCGCCGAGACGCTTGCCATGCGCGTCGCTGAGGAGTACGGATGCCGTCTTGGCGAGGAGGTCGGTTACACCGTTCGCTTCCGCGATGTCACTTCGTCGCTCACAAAGATCAAGTACATGACAGACGGCATGCTGCTGCgtgaagcgctgctggacGACAGCTTCCAGCGCTACAGCGTCATCATCCTCGACGAGGCACATGAGCGCTCCATCAGCACCGATCTGCTCTTCGCCATTGtgcggcaggcgctgcggaaaCACGAGGGGCTGAAGGCTATGGTGACCTCCGCCACCCTCGAGACGGAGAAGTTCTGCGCCTATTTTGGCGCCTCGGAGCCTTTTCGGATTGAGGGCCGCACATTTCCAGTAGAGACGTACTACCTCACCGACCCCACCACCGACTACGTGCGAACCGCCCTGCAGACAGTCATGATGATTCACCTGCAAGAGCCTCCAGGGGACGTTCTGGTCTTCTTCACGGGGCAGGAAGAGATCGAGCTGGGTGGGGAACAGCTGTTTCGCTGGATGGAgatgctgcggcggcaggtgAGCACGCCTTTGCCCGACTTGATGGTGCTGCCTCTCACGGCCACCATGCCACAGGAGGTTCAGTCGAAGGTGTTCGAGTCCACCCCACCGGGGTGCCGTAAGGTCGTGCTGGCCACGAACGTCGCTGAGACGTCGATCACTATCACCAACCTTTACTATGTCGTTGACAGCGGCTTCTGCAAGCAGAACATCTTCGACGCCAAGCACGGTATCGATCAGCTCAAGGTGATGCCGGTGTCGCAAGCGcaggcgaagcagcgctcCGGTCGTGCGGGGCGTATCGGGCCTGGCAAGTGCTACCGGATGTACACAGAGAAGCAGTTCACGACCGACATGGTGCCGGAGACAGTGCCAGACATTATGCGGACAAGCCTCTTCCACGTTACCCTGCAGCTGAAGGCCATGGGGCTCGATCTCCTCAATCTCGAGCTCATGGACTGCCCTCCGAAGGGGGCCATTGTGTCAGCACTAGAGAAGCTGCGCTACCTTGAGGcgctcgacgacgacggacTGCTGACTCCGCTAGGGAGTCGCATGGCGCAGTTGTCAATCGACCCCTCGCAGAGCAAAACATTACTCACCGCGGTTGACTTGGGCTGCAGTGAGCCGGTCCTCACGATTGTCTCGATGCTAGCAGTGCAGAAACGTGGCGTCTTCTACCGCCCTCGAGATCAACAAGAGGCGTCTgacgcggcgcggcgccagtTCATGCAGCCGGAGGGTGATCAACTCACCCTCATGGCGGTCTATGACGCTTGGGTGGAAAACGGCATGTCGGAAGACTGGAGCAAGCACAACTTCCTGAAGCACCGCATGCTGGTCGAGGCGCGTGACACACGCGACCAGCTCAAGGAGATGCTGGCACGGCGCAACCAGCACATATCGCACGAGAATGACACAAACATCGACGAGGTGCGCAAGTCCATCACGGCCGGGTACTTCTTCaacgcggcgcggcgcgtCGACTCACACACCCGCTCGTACGTCACATTGTCTGACAGGCGTGAGGTGTACGTGCACCCCTCCTCGGTGCTCATCGACGATCCGCCCAAGTACGTCCTGTACGATGACCTCCGCATGACGAAGCGGGAGTACATGACGGAGCTTCTGGCGATCGAGCCGAAGTGGCTGGTGGAGCTGGCGCCAGCCTTTTACGCAAAGCCGAAGGAAGGGCGACTCACCAAGGAGCAAGCTGCTGAACGCTTCACACCAATTCTAAAGTCGTGGGAGACAGGCAGTTCCTGGCGTATCTCGCGTCTAAAGAAGCAGCGACGTtga